A single genomic interval of Halobacillus halophilus DSM 2266 harbors:
- the ilvB gene encoding biosynthetic-type acetolactate synthase large subunit, whose amino-acid sequence MKAEASVKEQTATKTGADLLVESLIEQGVDTLFGYPGGAVLPIYDAIYRAEGSFDHVLPRHEQGAIHAAEGYARVANRAGVVIGTSGPGATNLVTGIADAMMDSIPLVVFTGQVAKGVIGTDAFQESDIMGITTPITKHNYQVQNIEELPRIVKEAFHIATTGRPGPVVVDIPKDISSEVYAKDVVHHFHLPGYQPTLKPNPLQITKLHEALTQAKKPVILTGSGIIHAGASEELRTFVRNYEIPVVSTLLGLGSYPGSDRLSLGMGGMHGTYAANMALYECDLLINIGARFDDRLTGNLKHFAPTAKVAHVDIDPAEIGKNVPTSIPIVSDAKAALKALNNKEVTSLDHKEWLDQSWARKADYPLWFHQKDEDIVPQWLVKKVYDYTRGEAVVTTDVGQHQMWAAQYYHFDEPNRWVTSGGLGTMGYGFPAAIGAQLADMESTCVAIVGDGGFQMTLQELSVLQERGLPVKIIIVNNQALGMVRQWQEKFYDGRFSSSIIDTQPDFVKLAESYQIPGYFIDSPKTLEEVLPGILADDKPAVVDCRVLQSENVYPMIAPGKGLHEMIGVKP is encoded by the coding sequence ATGAAGGCAGAGGCAAGTGTGAAAGAGCAGACCGCCACAAAGACAGGAGCAGATTTGCTAGTTGAATCCTTGATTGAACAAGGTGTCGATACTTTATTTGGTTACCCGGGAGGTGCCGTGCTCCCAATTTATGATGCCATATACCGTGCAGAAGGAAGCTTTGATCACGTTCTTCCCCGTCATGAACAGGGAGCGATTCACGCAGCAGAGGGATATGCTCGAGTAGCGAACCGTGCAGGTGTTGTAATCGGTACTTCCGGTCCGGGGGCGACCAACCTGGTAACCGGCATCGCTGATGCGATGATGGACTCCATCCCGCTGGTTGTTTTTACAGGCCAGGTGGCTAAAGGCGTAATTGGTACAGATGCTTTCCAGGAGTCAGACATTATGGGCATCACAACCCCGATTACGAAACACAACTACCAGGTTCAAAATATCGAGGAGCTTCCGCGTATTGTGAAAGAAGCCTTTCACATTGCCACTACCGGGCGTCCGGGACCAGTAGTTGTTGATATACCGAAAGACATTTCTTCGGAAGTGTATGCAAAGGATGTTGTTCATCACTTTCATCTTCCGGGCTATCAGCCGACACTGAAACCGAATCCACTCCAGATCACGAAGCTTCACGAAGCGTTAACGCAGGCGAAGAAACCCGTTATTCTAACTGGTTCAGGTATTATCCATGCCGGAGCTTCGGAAGAACTTAGAACCTTCGTAAGGAACTATGAAATCCCGGTCGTATCAACCTTGCTAGGCCTAGGCAGTTATCCAGGCAGCGATCGTTTATCGCTTGGCATGGGAGGCATGCATGGAACGTACGCCGCCAATATGGCTCTGTATGAATGTGATCTTCTTATCAACATCGGTGCCCGCTTTGATGATCGTCTTACAGGGAACTTGAAACATTTTGCACCAACCGCCAAAGTGGCGCACGTTGATATCGATCCGGCAGAAATCGGGAAAAACGTTCCGACATCGATCCCGATCGTATCCGATGCTAAGGCTGCATTGAAGGCGTTAAATAACAAAGAAGTAACGAGCCTTGATCATAAGGAATGGCTGGATCAGAGCTGGGCGCGTAAAGCGGACTATCCATTGTGGTTTCATCAGAAAGATGAAGATATTGTCCCGCAGTGGCTCGTGAAGAAAGTATATGACTATACCCGCGGTGAAGCCGTTGTAACCACCGACGTCGGCCAGCACCAGATGTGGGCGGCTCAGTATTACCATTTTGATGAGCCAAACCGCTGGGTAACGTCAGGCGGCCTTGGAACCATGGGATATGGTTTTCCGGCAGCGATCGGCGCACAACTTGCGGATATGGAATCCACTTGTGTTGCTATCGTAGGGGACGGCGGCTTCCAGATGACGCTTCAAGAGCTGTCCGTTCTTCAAGAACGTGGCTTGCCGGTGAAGATCATCATTGTAAATAATCAGGCTCTCGGCATGGTCCGTCAGTGGCAGGAGAAGTTTTACGATGGTCGTTTCTCTTCCTCCATCATTGATACGCAGCCTGACTTTGTAAAACTTGCGGAAAGTTATCAGATTCCTGGTTACTTCATTGACTCACCGAAAACGCTTGAAGAGGTACTTCCGGGCATCCTTGCCGATGATAAGCCGGCCGTTGTAGATTGCCGAGTACTTCAAAGTGAAAATGTGTATCCAATGATTGCACCAGGTAAAGGACTTCACGAAATGATCGGGGTGAAACCATGA
- a CDS encoding methyl-accepting chemotaxis protein — MKLKRAIPLLTISLAVIIYGALSYSLSFYFNPAVSISVLGGLTVVTAALLIFLFSAAKNSALREEAAQMHEDVNHDQTIRHSLEELLHVEAHSEHLNKMNTQVTKSSEQVSTQLMEMVEDIQIEGEHLTQFQSQMDSINEMIQSLGEIIETSASTSESVRSLSNDGKEKVDEFNHVFTEIIRVTEQFGRFNEKLLKQMKKVTEALGAIEYISNQTNLLALNASIEAARAGEHGKGFGVVADEIRKLSAQVKESADTIENVISQVNASISDQKKSYETETEALNLGKEKAEEMTVIFDQVIGNISELHDQSKQVQTHSADVMNEKKKTQEKFAEIHRLTQQLSTNTEGSSEKIMEQQTTMMELDMTAMTMVEHIQKIKANLQEHLQTTDNVSWIRPNKLNNRKEQDPLQKGS; from the coding sequence ATGAAACTGAAACGAGCTATTCCACTTTTGACCATCAGCCTGGCCGTAATCATTTATGGCGCCTTAAGTTATAGTTTATCCTTTTATTTCAATCCTGCGGTCAGCATTTCCGTTTTAGGGGGATTAACTGTCGTGACAGCAGCCCTTCTCATCTTCTTATTTTCCGCCGCAAAAAACAGTGCCTTGCGGGAAGAGGCCGCTCAAATGCATGAGGATGTAAATCACGATCAAACCATCCGTCATTCCCTGGAAGAACTTCTTCACGTCGAGGCTCATAGTGAACACTTAAACAAGATGAATACACAAGTAACGAAGTCATCTGAGCAGGTCAGCACTCAGTTGATGGAAATGGTTGAGGATATCCAGATCGAAGGAGAACACTTAACTCAGTTTCAGAGCCAAATGGACAGCATTAATGAAATGATTCAGTCTCTCGGTGAGATCATTGAAACCTCCGCTTCGACTTCTGAAAGTGTCCGCTCATTGTCGAATGATGGAAAAGAAAAAGTCGACGAATTCAACCACGTGTTCACAGAGATCATTCGGGTCACCGAACAATTTGGCCGTTTTAATGAAAAACTTCTGAAACAAATGAAAAAAGTAACAGAAGCACTCGGAGCGATCGAATACATCTCCAACCAGACCAACCTTCTGGCTTTAAACGCTTCCATCGAAGCAGCAAGAGCAGGAGAACACGGGAAAGGATTCGGGGTCGTCGCCGACGAAATCCGTAAGCTCTCCGCTCAAGTTAAAGAAAGTGCTGACACGATTGAAAATGTCATCAGCCAGGTCAACGCAAGTATTTCTGACCAGAAAAAATCGTATGAAACGGAAACAGAAGCCCTGAACTTAGGAAAAGAAAAAGCCGAGGAAATGACGGTGATTTTCGATCAGGTGATCGGAAATATTTCTGAACTCCATGACCAATCCAAACAGGTACAGACTCATTCCGCAGACGTGATGAATGAAAAGAAAAAGACGCAGGAGAAATTCGCAGAAATCCACCGGCTCACTCAGCAGCTGAGCACGAACACCGAAGGATCTTCTGAAAAAATTATGGAACAGCAGACGACGATGATGGAGCTTGATATGACCGCCATGACCATGGTGGAACATATCCAGAAAATCAAAGCAAACCTTCAGGAGCATTTGCAAACCACTGATAATGTCAGCTGGATCCGCCCAAATAAATTAAACAATCGTAAGGAACAAGATCCACTTCAAAAGGGCTCTTGA
- a CDS encoding DICT sensory domain-containing protein, with product MNIKYLSLFNECFGSVEGETNKLDNAHLSQLQSSSLNFESKVPQLEYMCLMMENMVLMKKLKGNVYAGFQKFSRAKNVLDRFQAMTEYSNVYIFGEKDVPMDYSDGIHYIPLPPNSELIREWFLIIDAPNFKSMMVAYDLDGFGVYEVEESRNFKGAKSSSPKVVEHAASLLAPHTSSLRENA from the coding sequence GTGAATATTAAATATCTCTCTCTATTTAACGAATGCTTTGGTTCTGTTGAAGGAGAAACAAATAAATTGGATAACGCTCATTTATCTCAGCTGCAATCCAGTTCCCTGAATTTTGAATCCAAGGTGCCACAGCTTGAGTACATGTGTTTAATGATGGAAAATATGGTTCTTATGAAAAAGTTAAAAGGAAACGTCTATGCTGGGTTTCAGAAATTTTCCCGTGCCAAAAACGTATTGGACCGCTTCCAGGCTATGACCGAATATTCGAATGTTTACATTTTTGGTGAGAAAGATGTGCCGATGGATTATTCCGATGGCATCCATTACATTCCGCTGCCGCCTAATAGCGAACTGATACGGGAATGGTTTTTAATCATCGACGCGCCCAATTTTAAGTCCATGATGGTCGCTTACGATCTGGATGGTTTTGGAGTGTATGAAGTCGAAGAAAGCCGAAACTTTAAAGGAGCGAAGTCCTCCAGCCCGAAAGTTGTCGAACATGCGGCCAGTCTGCTGGCTCCTCATACCAGCTCATTACGAGAAAACGCTTAA
- a CDS encoding OsmC family protein: MTVQQTQKKSALRSIDTQSKRTSPFQNAHSIRDFTFTIDEPEKLGGSNEALTPMEYITGSLNGCFMIVVEMVAKEQGLTIEKLEAASSGDIDHRGLFGTADVSPHFQTVTLEVDVTFEEKEVDEEDIIQLVQKRCPAYNLFKDADVNIEVIWNINKEVQT; this comes from the coding sequence ATGACAGTTCAGCAAACACAGAAGAAGTCAGCATTACGTTCGATTGACACACAAAGCAAGCGCACCAGCCCGTTTCAGAATGCGCATTCCATTCGGGACTTTACGTTTACAATTGATGAACCCGAAAAACTTGGAGGTTCTAATGAAGCATTAACTCCTATGGAATACATCACTGGATCGCTTAACGGCTGTTTCATGATTGTGGTAGAAATGGTGGCGAAGGAACAAGGGTTAACGATTGAAAAACTGGAGGCGGCTTCAAGCGGAGATATCGATCACAGAGGATTGTTCGGGACAGCTGATGTGAGCCCCCACTTCCAAACGGTGACGCTTGAGGTGGACGTTACATTTGAAGAAAAAGAAGTCGACGAAGAAGATATTATTCAACTCGTTCAAAAACGCTGCCCGGCTTACAACTTGTTTAAGGATGCAGACGTAAATATTGAAGTAATCTGGAACATCAACAAGGAGGTACAAACATGA
- the ilvN gene encoding acetolactate synthase small subunit, with amino-acid sequence MKRIVTAIVHNRSGVLNRVTGLLAKRQFNIESISVGRTETEGVSKMTFVVDVEDNRKLEQLTKQLNKQIDVLKVSDITDNAIVARELALVKVISNPQIRSEIQGIIEPFRATIIDVSKESVTVQVTGKSDKVDALIELLRPYGVKELARTGLTAFKRGNQPQQAEVKSYSLLN; translated from the coding sequence ATGAAAAGGATTGTAACTGCGATCGTTCATAATCGCAGCGGCGTATTAAACCGAGTAACCGGGCTGCTGGCTAAGCGGCAGTTCAACATTGAAAGTATATCTGTCGGCCGCACCGAGACAGAGGGCGTTTCCAAAATGACGTTCGTGGTCGATGTGGAGGATAACCGCAAATTGGAACAGCTGACGAAGCAGCTGAATAAACAGATTGATGTCCTGAAGGTTTCCGATATTACAGACAATGCGATTGTCGCCCGGGAACTTGCTCTGGTCAAAGTAATCAGCAACCCGCAGATACGAAGCGAAATCCAGGGCATCATCGAACCGTTCCGCGCTACGATTATTGACGTAAGTAAAGAAAGCGTCACGGTTCAGGTGACAGGAAAGTCCGATAAGGTCGATGCACTGATTGAACTCTTACGACCTTATGGTGTTAAAGAGCTTGCAAGAACCGGCTTAACCGCCTTCAAACGAGGAAATCAGCCTCAACAAGCAGAAGTGAAATCTTATTCTCTACTAAACTAA
- the ilvC gene encoding ketol-acid reductoisomerase — MAHVYYHNDIKDEVLQNKKVAVVGYGSQGHAHAQNLKESGHNVVVGLRKGKSWDKAEQDGLEVKEVADAVADADVVMVLLPDEHQPTVFEESIKPNLKENAALAFAHGFNVHFNQVVPPSNVDVFLVAPKGPGHLVRRTFEEGAGVPALIGVEQDVSGEAKEIALAYAKGIGGGRAGVLETSFQEETETDLFGEQAVLCGGLTSLVKAGFETLTEAGYQPEVAYFECMHELKLIVDLMYEGGLEGMRYSISDTAQWGDFVSGPRVINEDTKARMKDVLQDIQTGKFAKGWILENKVNRPEFEAINNLESNHPIEKVGRELRELMPFVKKSQSKEKEVVSHGSR; from the coding sequence ATGGCACATGTTTACTACCACAATGATATCAAGGATGAGGTTCTACAAAATAAGAAGGTTGCCGTTGTAGGCTATGGCTCACAAGGCCACGCTCACGCACAGAACTTAAAGGAAAGCGGCCATAACGTTGTCGTTGGACTAAGAAAAGGGAAGTCCTGGGATAAAGCGGAACAGGATGGACTGGAAGTAAAAGAAGTAGCGGACGCTGTAGCAGACGCAGACGTAGTTATGGTTCTTTTACCAGATGAACACCAACCGACCGTTTTTGAGGAATCCATTAAGCCGAACTTAAAAGAGAACGCAGCTCTTGCATTCGCACACGGCTTTAACGTTCACTTCAACCAGGTCGTTCCTCCATCTAACGTTGATGTATTCCTGGTAGCTCCTAAAGGGCCGGGACACCTTGTAAGAAGAACATTTGAAGAAGGCGCAGGCGTACCTGCTCTGATCGGAGTCGAGCAGGACGTATCCGGCGAAGCGAAGGAAATCGCGCTAGCTTATGCTAAAGGCATCGGCGGCGGACGTGCCGGCGTACTGGAAACAAGCTTCCAGGAAGAAACGGAAACGGATCTATTCGGTGAACAGGCCGTACTTTGCGGAGGATTAACCAGCCTTGTCAAAGCCGGATTTGAAACCTTGACGGAAGCAGGCTACCAGCCGGAAGTGGCGTACTTCGAATGTATGCACGAACTGAAACTGATCGTTGACTTGATGTATGAAGGCGGACTTGAAGGCATGCGTTATTCCATCTCCGATACAGCTCAATGGGGCGACTTCGTATCTGGCCCGCGCGTCATCAATGAAGATACAAAAGCCCGCATGAAAGATGTACTGCAGGATATCCAGACCGGTAAATTCGCTAAAGGCTGGATCCTAGAAAATAAAGTAAATCGCCCAGAATTCGAAGCGATTAACAACTTGGAGAGTAATCATCCAATTGAAAAGGTGGGTAGAGAACTCCGAGAGTTAATGCCTTTTGTTAAGAAATCTCAATCTAAAGAAAAGGAAGTGGTCTCTCATGGCTCACGTTAA
- the ilvE gene encoding branched-chain-amino-acid transaminase produces MSSQWIYLSGEFVNKNEAVVSVYDHGFLYGDGVFEGIRVYEGNIFKLDEHLNRLYDSAKSIMLQMPYEKEEMKEIIAETVRKNELETAYIRVVVSRGMGNLGLDPSSCSNPRVVVIAEALALFPKELYERGVRLASVSSRRNRPDVLPPQVKSLNYLNNILVKMEANQAGVDEALMMNDQGYVTEGSADNIFIVKNSTIYTPPTYLGALEGITRNAIIDLAKEKGYEMKEQPFTRHDVYVADEVFLTGTAAEVIAVVEVDQRPVGDGKPGVITNHLLSEFRKITTTDGYKVYNKDKVQVS; encoded by the coding sequence ATGAGCAGCCAATGGATTTATTTAAGCGGCGAATTTGTAAATAAGAATGAGGCCGTCGTATCCGTTTACGACCACGGTTTCTTATATGGAGACGGGGTATTCGAAGGTATTCGTGTTTACGAAGGCAACATCTTCAAATTAGATGAACACTTAAACCGCCTCTATGATTCAGCAAAATCAATCATGCTTCAAATGCCTTATGAGAAGGAGGAGATGAAAGAGATTATTGCTGAAACCGTCCGCAAGAACGAGCTGGAAACAGCCTACATTCGAGTGGTTGTCTCCCGTGGAATGGGTAATCTCGGTTTAGACCCTTCCAGTTGTTCAAATCCAAGAGTGGTTGTCATTGCTGAAGCACTTGCTTTGTTTCCGAAAGAACTTTATGAGCGCGGGGTAAGGCTCGCATCGGTTTCCAGCAGACGAAACCGTCCGGATGTACTTCCGCCTCAAGTGAAATCATTAAACTATTTAAATAATATTCTAGTGAAAATGGAAGCAAATCAGGCTGGAGTAGACGAAGCCCTGATGATGAACGATCAAGGCTATGTAACAGAAGGCTCAGCAGACAATATCTTTATCGTAAAAAACAGCACCATCTATACACCGCCTACTTATTTAGGGGCGCTGGAAGGCATTACAAGAAACGCAATCATTGATCTTGCCAAAGAAAAAGGCTACGAAATGAAAGAACAGCCATTTACCCGCCATGATGTGTATGTAGCGGATGAAGTTTTTCTAACAGGCACAGCAGCAGAAGTCATCGCAGTAGTAGAAGTGGATCAACGTCCTGTAGGGGATGGAAAGCCAGGCGTTATAACCAACCACCTGCTTTCTGAATTCCGTAAGATCACGACTACAGACGGCTATAAAGTCTACAACAAAGATAAAGTTCAAGTAAGCTAG
- a CDS encoding EamA family transporter — MKGKGVILVFLGAASFGFTPIFVKTGFQYGYSLGQINIVQMLAAFLFLWGLSILKGLRIREIRTSDLIKIAATGSTVGLTGIFYYGAMQHLPASIAIILLFQFVWIGMLYEWIFTKTPPERIHLISLVVTLTGVVLASGLSDGGLDLHPLGLLLGLLSGFSYAGFIFFSGQVAVDSHPILRSSLMVTGSLVLVVLIFIRDIPTIPVLDMRLWTIGVGIALVGAVIPPLFFAGGAPLISGRLANVLSSVELPVAIISAMLILSEKVTFLQWAGVFLILAAIFINEFGGKLMNREQRRHVS, encoded by the coding sequence ATGAAAGGAAAAGGAGTTATTCTCGTCTTCCTGGGGGCGGCAAGCTTCGGATTCACCCCTATATTTGTAAAAACAGGCTTTCAGTATGGGTATTCTCTCGGGCAGATAAATATTGTCCAAATGCTCGCTGCCTTTCTCTTCCTGTGGGGCTTGTCTATTTTAAAAGGGTTACGTATAAGAGAAATTCGGACCTCAGATCTTATCAAAATTGCTGCCACGGGAAGTACGGTTGGACTGACGGGTATCTTTTATTATGGAGCTATGCAACACCTCCCTGCTTCTATTGCGATTATTCTGCTTTTCCAATTTGTCTGGATCGGTATGCTTTATGAGTGGATTTTTACAAAAACTCCACCTGAACGCATTCACTTGATTTCCCTGGTCGTCACACTTACGGGAGTCGTGTTAGCTTCAGGACTTTCAGATGGGGGTCTCGATTTACACCCCCTCGGTCTTTTACTCGGACTGCTGTCAGGGTTTTCCTATGCCGGCTTTATTTTTTTCAGTGGTCAGGTGGCTGTTGACTCCCACCCTATACTGCGAAGTTCACTTATGGTGACGGGATCTTTGGTGCTTGTGGTGCTCATCTTTATCCGCGACATCCCCACCATTCCCGTCCTGGACATGCGCTTATGGACGATTGGTGTTGGAATTGCGCTTGTCGGAGCCGTTATTCCTCCCCTATTCTTTGCGGGAGGCGCTCCACTCATTTCAGGACGTCTCGCTAACGTGCTGAGCTCAGTGGAACTTCCGGTCGCCATTATTTCAGCCATGCTGATCCTTTCAGAAAAGGTCACCTTTTTGCAGTGGGCCGGCGTTTTTTTGATCCTTGCAGCTATTTTTATAAATGAGTTTGGCGGTAAGCTGATGAATCGGGAACAACGGCGTCACGTGAGCTAA
- a CDS encoding YjcZ family sporulation protein has protein sequence MGYGGCGYGGGYGGGNYGSTFVLIVVLFILLIIVGASFYN, from the coding sequence ATGGGCTATGGCGGCTGTGGATACGGCGGCGGTTACGGCGGCGGAAACTACGGAAGTACTTTCGTCTTGATCGTTGTTTTGTTCATTCTATTGATCATTGTAGGAGCATCTTTTTATAACTAG
- a CDS encoding IS4-like element ISHaha1 family transposase, which translates to MDLSKHLRSMAQAITETLGDHSLRQTAKETGFLKRTSKLKPEAFLSLCTLLKDSVGKNTLPNLCSQISYEFHTFISKQALHERFNDKAVSFLKQVYKQLADKQEITSSVLEHHSLFSRLRIMDATSFRLPSSYSDYPGVQGHGVKVQLEYEWLRGKLLYHKIQAEAKSDKDAARDQMESLEPGDLLLRDLGYYSARLIKEMESKGAFFISRVPSQTKFWTGSSKEGWIQIKPEEDLKHKVSGETIDYGFIKVGGDSRSSYVARIVAQKLTLQQQKQRERALHLKRQKGHQTLSANQRTQIQILVTNVTQEDLAAQDLYPLYSIRWQVEILFKAWKSLFEMDDVRKINQDRLECHLYGTLIEILLSSMVTFQCRHYLYWKHRIEASEYKCMDIVKQALPYLVSPIKSDSKSVVKILEAIFENARRHGRKDHKEKHESPFDVLGLTYK; encoded by the coding sequence ATGGATCTTAGTAAACACCTTCGGTCTATGGCTCAAGCTATTACAGAAACTTTAGGAGATCATTCTCTACGACAAACAGCTAAAGAAACGGGATTTTTGAAACGGACCAGTAAACTTAAACCAGAAGCATTCTTAAGTTTATGCACCCTCTTAAAAGATTCCGTGGGCAAAAACACCTTACCTAACTTATGTAGCCAAATCTCCTACGAATTCCATACTTTTATCTCTAAACAAGCTTTGCATGAACGTTTTAACGATAAAGCGGTTTCCTTTCTAAAACAAGTATATAAGCAATTAGCCGATAAGCAGGAAATAACTTCGTCGGTTTTGGAACATCATTCATTATTCTCGCGCCTTAGAATTATGGATGCGACATCTTTTCGTCTGCCCAGCTCTTACTCCGATTATCCAGGAGTACAGGGGCATGGAGTTAAAGTACAACTAGAATATGAATGGCTCAGGGGCAAGTTACTCTACCATAAGATTCAAGCAGAAGCTAAAAGTGATAAAGATGCCGCACGTGATCAGATGGAGTCATTGGAACCAGGGGATCTACTGTTACGGGATTTAGGTTATTATTCGGCAAGATTAATAAAGGAGATGGAGAGTAAAGGGGCATTTTTCATTAGCAGAGTGCCGAGCCAAACCAAGTTTTGGACCGGGAGTTCGAAAGAAGGTTGGATACAAATTAAGCCTGAGGAAGATCTGAAACATAAGGTTTCGGGAGAAACCATTGATTATGGATTCATAAAAGTGGGAGGAGATTCACGAAGTTCCTATGTGGCTCGCATTGTAGCTCAGAAGCTTACGCTTCAACAACAAAAGCAACGGGAAAGAGCGTTACATTTAAAAAGGCAGAAAGGTCACCAGACCCTTTCTGCCAATCAAAGAACTCAAATTCAAATCCTTGTGACCAATGTAACACAGGAAGATTTGGCCGCTCAAGACCTTTACCCTTTGTATTCCATAAGGTGGCAGGTAGAGATCTTATTTAAAGCTTGGAAATCCCTATTTGAAATGGATGATGTCCGAAAAATAAATCAAGATCGATTGGAATGTCATTTATATGGAACGTTAATTGAGATTCTTCTCTCTTCCATGGTGACTTTCCAGTGTCGTCACTATTTATATTGGAAACACCGAATAGAAGCAAGTGAATATAAGTGCATGGATATCGTGAAACAGGCTTTGCCATATCTAGTGTCTCCAATAAAATCTGATTCGAAGAGTGTCGTAAAGATATTAGAAGCTATCTTCGAAAACGCTAGGCGACACGGCAGGAAAGACCACAAAGAAAAACATGAAAGTCCGTTCGATGTTTTAGGATTAACTTATAAATAA
- a CDS encoding ECF transporter S component, with amino-acid sequence MTLSKLQRTTTIGILAACSIILYYFKFPVPFFPPFLTMDISDIPALIGAITLGPVAGVAIQFLKNIIDYITHGSYAGLPVGQMANFCSGALIVGLIGMFYHYQKKLNLWSFAITIIVFLSTMYLLNYYFILPSIMELIGVTKEQYVGQFTQFNPLATDFRTAVLYVIIPFNLLKIGMIYGMGLPFSFRLDKILNSKRKRVHV; translated from the coding sequence TTGACGTTATCTAAACTGCAACGCACAACGACCATTGGGATTTTAGCTGCCTGCAGCATCATCCTCTATTATTTTAAATTTCCTGTTCCTTTCTTTCCGCCCTTTCTTACTATGGATATTAGTGACATTCCCGCTCTGATTGGAGCAATCACCCTGGGACCCGTGGCAGGCGTAGCCATTCAGTTTCTGAAGAATATAATAGATTACATCACCCACGGGAGCTACGCAGGACTTCCTGTCGGACAAATGGCTAATTTCTGCTCCGGAGCACTCATTGTTGGACTGATCGGTATGTTCTATCACTATCAAAAGAAACTGAATCTATGGAGTTTTGCCATCACCATTATCGTCTTCTTATCCACGATGTATCTATTAAATTATTATTTCATTCTTCCATCGATCATGGAGCTGATCGGGGTCACGAAAGAACAGTATGTCGGTCAATTCACACAATTCAATCCGCTGGCCACCGATTTTAGAACCGCCGTCCTTTACGTGATCATACCTTTTAACTTATTGAAGATTGGGATGATCTATGGAATGGGTCTGCCCTTCTCCTTCCGTCTGGATAAGATCCTTAATTCAAAGAGAAAGCGAGTACATGTATGA